One window of the Streptomyces asoensis genome contains the following:
- a CDS encoding fic family toxin-antitoxin system, toxin component, whose protein sequence is MELHIDVPWILQVAEIAGAADPTPEDYGVPVAAVACHRAELLEQPVYDGPYARAAALVHVLGRCRWLERSNMAVAAATGVMYLDASGIPVKPTREDAVALRDLLRDPTCTAGRIAALLRAWPRAT, encoded by the coding sequence ATGGAACTCCACATCGACGTCCCCTGGATCCTCCAGGTCGCGGAGATCGCCGGCGCGGCCGACCCCACCCCCGAGGACTACGGGGTGCCGGTGGCGGCGGTCGCCTGCCACCGCGCCGAGCTGCTCGAGCAGCCCGTCTACGACGGCCCCTACGCCCGCGCCGCCGCCCTGGTGCACGTCCTCGGCCGCTGCCGCTGGCTCGAGCGCTCCAACATGGCCGTCGCCGCGGCGACGGGCGTGATGTACCTGGACGCCTCCGGGATCCCGGTCAAGCCCACCCGCGAGGACGCGGTGGCCCTGCGCGACCTCCTGCGGGATCCCACCTGCACCGCCGGAAGGATCGCCGCGCTGCTGCGCGCCTGGCCGCGAGCCACCTGA
- a CDS encoding NAD(P)/FAD-dependent oxidoreductase, whose translation MRDGDIVVIGGGYAGVRLAKRLDATARVTLVDRKEVFFHRIASLRAGVRPEWSVTPFIPYDRLLRDGRVVVGKAVRIDTDERQVVLATGERLPYDVVVIATGADYPEPARFTGTTTEETIKSFAGHQRKVAAAEHVLVVGGGPSGVELSAEIRLARPDARVTLAHAGTALLNSAGSVRAGRRALAWLESHDVEVRLDSFMSPGNDFGTYRDARGNVIDADLSFWATGTTPNTLWLRLAGHGDWLNAAGHIKVDRRLRVAGHPDVFAVGDVNDATELKITPAALAQADLAAHNIRVHLKSSGRHRKEPRFYRPVQRTPLIVPFGPADGLTVLPVPGGESAVLGGRTSVLAKAKTLMTPYMRRQLGYSAG comes from the coding sequence GTGCGCGACGGCGACATAGTGGTGATCGGCGGAGGCTACGCGGGCGTCCGGCTGGCGAAACGACTGGACGCGACGGCCCGGGTCACCTTGGTGGACCGCAAAGAGGTGTTCTTCCACCGCATCGCCTCGCTCCGGGCCGGCGTGCGCCCGGAGTGGTCGGTCACCCCCTTCATTCCGTACGACCGGCTGCTGCGCGACGGCCGGGTGGTCGTGGGCAAGGCGGTCCGCATCGACACCGACGAACGGCAGGTCGTCCTGGCGACGGGCGAACGGCTTCCCTACGACGTCGTCGTGATCGCCACCGGCGCCGACTACCCCGAGCCGGCCCGCTTCACCGGCACCACCACCGAGGAGACGATCAAGTCCTTCGCCGGCCACCAGCGCAAGGTCGCCGCCGCCGAACACGTCCTCGTCGTCGGCGGTGGGCCCTCCGGCGTCGAGCTCAGCGCCGAGATCCGCCTGGCCCGGCCGGACGCCCGGGTCACCCTCGCCCACGCGGGGACGGCGCTGCTCAACTCCGCCGGCAGTGTGCGGGCCGGACGCCGAGCGCTGGCCTGGCTGGAGTCCCACGACGTGGAGGTGCGCCTCGACTCGTTCATGTCCCCCGGAAACGACTTCGGCACCTATCGCGACGCGCGCGGCAACGTCATCGACGCGGACCTCTCCTTCTGGGCGACGGGCACCACACCCAACACGCTCTGGCTGCGGCTGGCCGGACACGGTGACTGGCTGAACGCGGCCGGGCACATCAAGGTCGACCGGAGGCTCAGGGTCGCGGGGCACCCGGACGTGTTCGCGGTCGGCGACGTGAACGACGCCACCGAACTCAAGATCACCCCCGCCGCGCTGGCCCAGGCCGATCTCGCCGCGCACAACATCCGCGTCCACCTGAAGAGTTCCGGCAGGCATCGCAAGGAGCCCCGCTTCTACCGGCCGGTCCAACGCACCCCGCTCATCGTGCCCTTCGGCCCCGCCGACGGACTGACCGTGCTGCCCGTGCCGGGCGGCGAGAGCGCCGTACTGGGCGGACGCACCTCGGTGCTGGCGAAGGCGAAGACCCTTATGACCCCGTACATGAGGCGCCAACTCGGCTACAGCGCCGGCTGA
- a CDS encoding beta-L-arabinofuranosidase domain-containing protein → MSQPPTRRHLLRLAAGTAAAAPLLYPIPAAARTASTSSTATPLAGTPAHVPSTAAPAAVPATWAVHPFPLDQVTLGDGVFRRKRDLMLDYARAYPADRILAVFRANAGLDTRGARPPGGWETADGNLRGHYGGHFLTLVSQAYADTREAALKTKLDQLVAALGECQQALAEHGSPKPSHPGYLAAYPETQFILLESYTTYPTIWAPYYTCHKIMRGLLDAYTLAGNAQALAIASKMGDWVHSRLGRLPKAQLERMWSIYIAGEYGGMNEVLADLHALTGRAEHLAAARCFDNTSLLEACAGDRDILEGRHANQHIPQFTGYVRLFDHTGDEKYAAAARNFWHMVAGPRTYSLGGTGQGEMFRARNAIAATLGDNNAETCATYNMLKLSRQLFFHEPDPAYMDHYERGLTNHILASRRDAASTVSPEVTYFVGMGPGVVREYDNTGTCCGGTGMENHTKYQDSVYFRSADGNAVYVNLYLASTLRLPERGLVIEQASSYPAEGVRTLTFREGGGTLDLKLRVPSWATAGFTVAVNGVRQQAQAMPGSYLTLSRNWRRGDRVTASAPYRLRVERALDDPTVQSLFHGPVLLVARSRETAFRQFSFYRDFTLRGDLADAVRPEGRPQHFTTHGLTLAPFHIADDAAYHAYFRRTEPVVVFGASDSGVANRARGDGLTFLDVLWEQAPFATSARFVDAVRAVADVWLSEGLFTRSERDRVVAAAGAANLRR, encoded by the coding sequence ATGTCCCAACCCCCCACTCGCCGCCATCTGTTGAGGCTGGCCGCAGGGACCGCGGCCGCCGCCCCGCTGCTGTACCCGATTCCGGCGGCAGCCCGTACCGCCTCCACCTCTTCCACCGCCACGCCGCTCGCCGGGACTCCGGCACACGTCCCGTCCACCGCTGCCCCGGCAGCCGTCCCGGCGACCTGGGCGGTACATCCCTTCCCGCTGGACCAGGTGACCCTCGGCGACGGCGTCTTCCGCCGCAAGCGCGATCTGATGCTCGACTACGCCAGGGCCTACCCCGCTGACCGCATCCTGGCCGTCTTCCGGGCCAACGCCGGGCTCGACACCCGAGGGGCCCGGCCACCCGGCGGCTGGGAGACCGCCGACGGCAATCTGCGCGGCCACTACGGCGGCCACTTCCTCACCCTCGTCTCCCAGGCGTACGCCGACACGCGCGAGGCGGCGCTGAAGACCAAGCTCGACCAGCTGGTGGCCGCGCTCGGCGAGTGCCAGCAGGCCCTGGCCGAGCACGGCTCGCCGAAACCGAGCCACCCCGGCTATCTGGCGGCGTACCCGGAGACGCAGTTCATCCTGCTGGAGAGCTACACGACCTACCCCACCATCTGGGCGCCGTACTACACCTGCCACAAGATCATGCGCGGTCTCCTCGACGCGTACACCCTGGCCGGGAACGCACAGGCCCTCGCCATCGCCTCGAAGATGGGCGACTGGGTGCACAGCAGGCTCGGCCGGCTGCCGAAGGCGCAGCTGGAGCGCATGTGGTCGATCTACATCGCCGGTGAGTACGGCGGGATGAACGAGGTGCTGGCGGACCTCCACGCCCTCACCGGACGGGCGGAGCACCTCGCCGCCGCCCGCTGCTTCGACAACACCTCGCTGCTGGAGGCCTGCGCCGGCGACCGGGACATCCTGGAGGGCCGGCACGCCAACCAGCACATTCCCCAGTTCACCGGCTATGTGCGGTTGTTCGACCACACGGGGGACGAGAAGTACGCGGCCGCGGCCCGCAACTTCTGGCACATGGTGGCGGGACCGCGGACGTACAGCCTGGGCGGCACGGGTCAGGGCGAGATGTTCCGGGCCCGGAACGCCATCGCGGCCACCCTGGGCGACAACAACGCCGAGACCTGCGCCACGTACAACATGCTCAAACTGAGCAGGCAGTTGTTCTTCCACGAGCCGGACCCCGCCTACATGGACCACTACGAGCGGGGCCTGACCAACCACATCCTCGCCTCGCGCCGGGACGCCGCGAGCACGGTCAGCCCGGAGGTCACCTACTTCGTCGGCATGGGTCCGGGGGTGGTGCGCGAGTACGACAACACCGGCACCTGCTGCGGCGGCACCGGCATGGAGAACCACACCAAGTACCAGGACTCGGTCTACTTCCGCTCCGCCGACGGCAACGCGGTGTACGTCAATCTCTACCTCGCCTCCACCCTGCGCCTTCCGGAGCGGGGGCTCGTCATCGAGCAGGCGAGCAGCTACCCGGCCGAGGGCGTGCGCACCCTGACGTTCCGTGAGGGCGGCGGCACACTCGACCTGAAGCTGCGGGTGCCGTCCTGGGCCACGGCGGGCTTCACGGTCGCGGTCAACGGCGTCCGGCAACAGGCTCAGGCGATGCCCGGCAGCTACCTCACCCTGAGCAGGAACTGGCGGCGCGGTGACCGGGTCACGGCCTCGGCCCCCTACCGCCTGCGCGTCGAAAGGGCGCTGGACGATCCCACCGTCCAGTCGCTGTTCCACGGGCCGGTCCTGCTGGTCGCGCGGAGCCGGGAAACGGCGTTCCGGCAGTTCTCCTTCTACCGTGACTTCACGCTCCGGGGCGACCTGGCCGACGCGGTCCGGCCCGAGGGGCGCCCCCAGCACTTCACCACACACGGCCTGACCCTGGCCCCGTTCCACATCGCGGACGACGCCGCCTACCACGCCTACTTCAGGCGTACCGAGCCGGTCGTCGTCTTCGGCGCCAGCGACTCGGGGGTGGCGAACCGCGCCCGCGGGGACGGCCTGACCTTCCTCGACGTCCTCTGGGAGCAGGCGCCGTTCGCGACCTCCGCCCGTTTCGTGGACGCGGTGCGCGCCGTGGCCGACGTCTGGCTGTCGGAGGGCCTCTTCACACGGTCCGAACGGGACCGGGTCGTCGCGGCCGCGGGCGCGGCGAACCTGCGCCGCTGA